The Vidua chalybeata isolate OUT-0048 chromosome 17, bVidCha1 merged haplotype, whole genome shotgun sequence genome contains the following window.
tggtgctggaCAGGGAccagccccactgcctgcaGTAACTCTGCCCCGCTGGGCAGGAGATCGCGGATGGGTGATGGGGATCTGACCTTGAGGATCTGCCCTCTGTCCGGGTACTTCTGCAGGATGCTGTGCAGGTAGTCAAGGAAGCTGGGTGCCCGCTGGCAGAAGGTCTCTCTGTaaagcagagagagggagagaaggtgTGAGGAATGCTCTGTAACCAAGATGCCCATGTTCTCCTTGGATCCTGCAGGATGTGCCTCTCTTTGGAAAGGGTCAAGGACCCCATCTCCTTCCAGGACCCCCTGAAACAACCACCTCCAAGGATGACAACTCCACTTCCCCAGACCCCTATCTCTTCCTGGGATGCTCCAGTgcactggttttggctgggatagagttaattttcttcccagaagtGTGTCCAGGGCTACATTCAGGATTTAGCATGAGAAGAGTGTTGGTTGCACACTGATGTTTGAGTTGCAGCCcagtcaaggacttttcagtgtcccatgctctgccagcaagggggagcatggccaggaggCCTGACCCCAGCTGGccagagggatattccagaTCACAGAACCTCCTGCCCAGTACAGAAACTGGAAGGGGGTTGGCCAGGAGCCACCGATCACTGCTGTGGGATGGGTGGGGCACTGGTCAGTGGGGCATGAGCAACTATTGGGCATTACTGgtttctcttgggttttattccattctctctccttttcattaCTATTAGTAATGGAGCTAAACAGGGGGAACCTTCAATGAtccaccccagcccagcagtgctcaTTCTCTAACAACATGTGCTGCTTCATAACCCCTGCATTTATTGCATCCCTCAGAGGCATCTTCATAATTTCATTGCAGACAACTCACATTCCTCAGGAAATCGagtgttaaaaatatttaataccaAAAACTTGTATTTTGATGGAAATGTAGAACAGCCAGACATGTGGAATGTAGTGCATGGGAGTGGAGAAGTGTGAAAGACACCAGGATGAACCTTTATGATCTACTTGTTCCCactataattaaattattatgtCATGCCTCATGAAATAATATGatccttttttaatatttaattaatagcAAAGAGATGTCCCCCTCCTCCACCCCTGCAGAATgggaaaatggattttgaaGAGTTTCAATACCAGAGTACTGTAACTTCTTCATGTGATCCAGGGTAAGTATTCCCTTCCTTATTCTGCTAAATAAACAACCTAAATCACATTGTAGTATCACCCACTGCCATACTGCAAGATAGAGAACATTGAAAACTGCACATGAAAACTCACCTACATTtcagaaatcattaaaaaaaagcctgtCTGGTGATCCACCTCTGTTCAGTCTCAGCTATAACATTATGGGGTTTTGCTACTCTAAAGAAAAGTCctgcaaatacagaaaacaccaaaatagCAGAGATTTTATGCAAAAACTTTATTCTGGACTGCTTTCCCCTGCTTTTCAAATCCTCTTATTACATCATGAGATGAAATCCTACAGCAGAGAGTAGATAATCTCCATCAAAGTTATGCTGTTGGGCTCTGAGGACTGGAAATTGTGTTTCTATGCCTTTCCAAGCTCAGTAAATGAAAACAGGAGGTTAATCCTAACTTCCCTGCAGTAAATGCACTTCTCCTCAGGGCTACTTGTTAGCTTTAGGAAAAAggatgcatttaaaaaaatatttatgataaaTGCAGGGAAGCATTTGATAGTAGCAGGTATTTAATTGTACTCAGGTAATTAATGACAAAACAGGGCTTATCTGGAAGGTCACAGGTGAGACAAAGCCTAGAGCTCACTGAAAAGTGTCAAAAGCCTCAACAACCTCCTTCTGTAAAAGAGGAGCGAGATAAGGAATAAAGAAATTCAACTATGACACCAAGTGTAGTAATGGGACTTGATTTGATTTTGTTAATTCAAATTTACCGGTTTTCAGCTGCGTCATATTGAAATGCCAGGTACATgattaatatttctttaaaactcaGAGTAAATGTTAATAGTGTCAATATAGAGGATGGGAGAGAAGTGTGTAATGTGCATATGGAAATTGAAATGTCTGGGATTAAAATATAACAGTGCACCTTGGTGACTTCAGTTCTTAAGAGCACTGAGTTTCTTTCCAATATTTGGTCCTAATTGCCATAATTAACTGGGAACACCTCCCAGGAAACCATACTATTTGCATTAGCAATCGCAGATTGATATTTGCTATTTACATACATCCATAGTATTAatcatttttagaaattaatatgtaaaatataatataaagttgaaacaacaaaacatcTTGTTGTATCAAGAGTTCTGCCCGGGTCTTTGTAATATTTGGACATTAACAGTTTTTCAGATCTGATTTTAACTTCCTTTGAGGTCAGGAACTGTTAAACTAGAGAAGGATTTCAGAGCTGAATTCTTAATTCTGTTTAGGAGAAATGACAGATCTTTGATTGATCTCCCTGCTCTGATAACCAGGTCTGTTTGTTTCCAGCCAAAACCTTGTCGGGTCAAGAACAAGCCAGTGCATGGCAGATGGAAAGTGGACTGGAACTGCTCCACAGTGTCAACGTATGTGTTTCAATAAAAAAGAACTCTCCTTATTCCTATTCCAGAAATATTCCTTTCCATTGCTCAGAATTATATATACTCTTATTCAGAAGTGTCCTCTAGTGCTGTGCAAAAGCTGGTTAGGAAAAATCAAGCAGAATGCTGCATATTTGGTTTTATCTGTGTGGGTTTTAGAGAAATACAGTTGAAAGGTCTGAACAAAAGGTCGGGATCAGGGATGCTATTTACAGCTGGAGGTTGTATCTTTAAAAGAAGATATTGTCATACCTTTGTACTTATGCAGGATTTTGCTACAACCTATCCTGCAAAAACACTTGactgaaaagcaggaatattATCTGAAAAATCCAGCATAACTCATGAATTCCATACTCTGAGGCCCCTCTGacacttttaatttaaattatgttttgcCAGCTGTGATTCCATGCGGGTTCATTTAGTCATAAGAATGTTGCTCCTCTGATTCCACAATTATTTGATCtttaagatttaattttctgaatgcTGTGCTTTTGTACCGGTGACTTGTGCACCTCCCTCGCTCCCGGAATTTGGGGTCCTCTCCTTCTGTTGCCCAAATCCTGGAAATGTCTCTCATTTCCTGGACACAATCCAGTTTGAATGTGTCCCTCCTCTCACCTTGATTGGGAACAAGACAGCTACCTGCATGGCCAATGGCACGTGGAGCAGCATTCCAGTGTGCAAGGGTGAGTAACTCACTTTTATCCACACACAAAACTATTCCTGAGAATtgcacaaacaaaaccaaatgaacaacaatattttcattttttgtacAACTGTAATTGCAAACATACAGCACAATTCCTCTGCATCTGAATTCTGCAATCATCCAGGCTCGTAGATCAAGGAGATTGCTAACCCATGGCACATAAGATGGGACTGACAAAACATTTGCTTCAGGTGCAAAGGTTATATAAACAAACCCTGCTAAACATGGTGCACAGCGGGGAACCTGAGCCTGGCCTCCAGTGTGCAGCCAACATTCGATTCTAAGTGCTCAGATTCACCTAAGAAATAGCCAACCTTACTCACAGTCCTAGAAACTTCCCTGCTTTTAGTTAAATTACACCACGTTTAAGTCATGTTATAACCACAGATTGCAATAGATGTGTACTTCAAACaaataatgtttatttatttgttgtggtttttaaGCTGTCTTTCCCCTTGCTGTGTTTCCTGTGAAAGAGGCTGCAATGACCCACTGTGAAagtttttctacatttttcagGTTTAGAGTTGTCTTTTTGACCTGTGACACTGCTAAAgctttgggtttggttttgttccccAGTTGTCACCTGCCCCACTCCAATAGGAATAGAGAATGGGTTCATAGAGTTTGCTGTGCGCAGAACCTATCACTACAATGAGAGTGTCAGCTTTGGCTGCCAGCCCGGCTTCGCGATGGAGGGATCCAAACATTCCTGCTGTGAGAACACTGGAAACTGGTCCACAAAGCCAGCCTGCAGAGGTGAGCACACCCCATCCCTCAGAAACCAGGGATCAAACTGAGCTCTCCCACCTGACCACTGCTCTGACCATTGAGCTGTCACTCCTCTGTGGAAGAGCTGTGCTCAAAAGGAAGCCAAAAAAAGAATTGCAAGGCCCTGATAATCTAagccctctcccagcactggaTGTTGTATGGCACTGATGTATCTGGATTGATTTCAATAATTAGTCATGTAACTTTATTatatttcctctcctcttcctatTTCATGTCATTAGAAATTACATTGAGGCTGGATTTTCACAGGAAACTTTTGACCCTATGCTTCAGGGTCTgaatttcttcagcattttaatACCAGCAGAAGTTCTGTCCATATGTAGGACACATTTTTCATTCCCAAATATCACATACACAAAATTCTGCTGGGATCTGATCAACCCCTTTTCAAACCTGCTCCTtataactggatttttttccagcaccaTGTAAAATACCAGTTAAGAAAGTGGTAGTATTGTACAATGGTGAGAAAAAGAGAGTTCAAAATGACCTGAAGGATGGCATTCTGCACAGGGAAACTATCCTTCTTCTGCAAGAACAAGGAAAAATCCTGTGCCTACACTGTAGATGTGGCATGTGTGGATGGCAACTTCACCCTCCCTGCCTGTTTTAAAGGTATGTGAGCCAGGCTGCTCACAAACCAGCTCCTGGTGGGGGAATTACAACTGCTTGAGTGTGGGGGACAGTGTCATAATTCATCTTCAAGCCCTACTTGAGTGGCTATTTGAATTATTGGGTATTTGAGTTACTGGGTATTCTGGAAGAAAATGACCTGAGGAGAAAATGCCGAGCAAGAATTTTCCTTTGGTTGTGTCAGACCCCTGCTTTAATTCCTGCCCTGTTCTAGAAGATGCTACTTAAAGATGTTACTAGCCCAAAGAAAAGGCCATATGTGAAGTACTCTGGGATTTCACAAATCCCTGGATCAGCACCTTCTTTAGGGACAAAAAGCCTGAACATTGCTGCCGGTTTGAGAACATGACATATTCCCTCTTATTCTAGTGAATTATTCCCACCTTGTGCTGATCAGGAAAACACTTTGGACCAAGAGTGTTGAAAGGCAGCTGAGAGCTGTGGGGAGGAACTAATGCTGGAGGAACAGCTTCACAGGCACGCAGGCTTttagaataaataaacagaCGTCACCAACTTTGCTAGCAAGAGGGAAATGTTTCACACTTGTTTTGTCAATATTCCTTGCATAGAATTTTCCTtgtaagttttattttcatttctaagtgaaggaaaagcacagcctATCCACAATCAAAACATCTCACATTTGGCTTCTGATGCACGTAG
Protein-coding sequences here:
- the LOC128796583 gene encoding LOW QUALITY PROTEIN: beta-2-glycoprotein 1-like (The sequence of the model RefSeq protein was modified relative to this genomic sequence to represent the inferred CDS: inserted 3 bases in 2 codons); translated protein: MESGLELLHSVNFECVPPLTLIGNKTATCMANGTWSSIPVCKVVTCPTPIGIENGFIEFAVRRTYHYNESVSFGCQPGFAMEGSKHSCCENTGNWSTKPACRAPCKIPVKKVVVLYNGEKKRVQNDLKDGILHRETXSFFCKNKEKSCAYTVDVACVDGNFTLPACFKERGFFXTLVKKDPSDMKACEDEA